Proteins encoded by one window of Rhodamnia argentea isolate NSW1041297 chromosome 6, ASM2092103v1, whole genome shotgun sequence:
- the LOC115726878 gene encoding protein SLOW GREEN 1, chloroplastic, producing the protein MNSTLSSSSTFNFTKPPSFALLSRPPPSILRFPTPKPQEDSSLRRNTIRACSVADSGNPPKNPILQKLQNCAGAAVLVGAAVSFVFSSEKSAARAVPPPANVETEQSPSLEEIQGQVQEGQESQPSPLTELLGSDPESVDAMRKLLQQKLESGEDQEALKILRRLVAAQPEVTEWKFLLARLLGEIGDTENARKVFEEILAANPLSFEALFENALLMDRCGEGEAVIKRLDEALRIAEEENKAKEARDVRLIMAQIQFLQKNVEGALKSYQDLAKEDPTDFRPYFCQGMIYSLLDKNAEAREQFAKYRELSPKKFDVEGYLRTPLSRMKLFGTDEAN; encoded by the coding sequence ATGAATTCGACTCTCTCTTCCTCATCCACATTCAATTTCACTAAACCTCCTTCCTTCGCGCTCCTCAGTCGACCTCCTCCTTCAATCCTCCGCTTCCCCACTCCCAAGCCTCAGGAAGATTCCTCTCTCCGTCGAAACACAATCAGGGCTTGTTCCGTTGCTGACTCCGGCAATCCCCCGAAGAACCCAATTCTCCAAAAGCTCCAAAACTGCGCCGGAGCCGCCGTCCTCGTGGGAGCCGCGGTTTCCTTCGTCTTTAGCAGCGAGAAATCTGCGGCGAGAGCTGTGCCTCCTCCTGCAAATGTTGAAACGGAGCAATCTCCGAgtcttgaagagatccaaggaCAAGTCCAGGAAGGCCAAGAATCCCAGCCCTCGCCGTTGACGGAGCTCCTTGGATCGGACCCCGAGTCGGTCGACGCAATGAGGAAGCTTTTGCAGCAGAAGCTCGAGAGCGGAGAGGACCAGGAGGCTCTCAAGATATTGCGGCGTTTGGTTGCCGCTCAGCCTGAGGTGACTGAATGGAAGTTCTTGCTGGCAAGGTTGTTGGGCGAGATTGGAGACACCGAAAATGCCCGCAAAGTGTTCGAGGAAATTCTTGCGGCAAACCCGCTTTCATTTGAGGCCCTATTTGAGAACGCTCTGTTGATGGACCGGTGTGGAGAGGGAGAGGCTGTCATTAAGCGGCTGGATGAGGCGCTGAGGATCGCGGAGGAGGAGAACAAGGCAAAGGAGGCGAGGGATGTGAGACTGATAATGGCGCAGATACAGTTCCTGCAGAAGAATGTGGAAGGGGCTTTGAAGAGTTATCAGGACTTGGCTAAGGAGGATCCTACTGACTTCAGGCCCTATTTTTGTCAGGGGATGATATATAGCTTGCTTGATAAGAATGCAGAGGCAAGGGAGCAATTCGCCAAGTACCGCGAACTCTCGCCAAAAAAGTTTGACGTCGAGGGTTATCTGAGGACACCACTATCCCGGATGAAGCTGTTCGGGACAGATGAGGCCAACTGA